One Planktothrix sp. FACHB-1365 genomic window carries:
- the leuC gene encoding 3-isopropylmalate dehydratase large subunit, with protein MSERTLFDKVWELHTVGTLPSGQTQLFIGLHLIHEVTSPQAFAMLRDRNLSVLYPQRTVATVDHIVPTDNQARPFTDVLAEEMIQSLEKSCKEHNIRFYNIGSGNQGIVHVIAPEQGLTQPGMTIACGDSHTSTHGAFGAIAFGIGTSQVRDVLASQTLALGKLKVRRIEVNGELPSGVYAKDVVLHIIRTLGVKGGVGYAYEFAGSTLEQMSMEERMTICNMAIEGGARCGYVNPDQVTYDYLQGRDFVPKGQDWEKAVAWWNSIRSDTDAVYDDVVKFDAADIAPTLTWGITPGQGMAVNELIPDLEQIPESDRDVAQEAYQYMEFAPGTPIKGTKVDVCFIGSCTNGRLSDLREAAKFAQGRKVANGVKAFVVPGSERVKQQAEAEGLDKIFEAAGFEWREAGCSMCLAMNPDKLQGNQVSASSSNRNFKGRQGSANGRTLLMSPAMVVAAAVNGVVTDVRELL; from the coding sequence ATGAGCGAAAGAACACTATTTGATAAAGTATGGGAGTTGCATACCGTTGGAACTCTTCCTTCAGGACAGACTCAACTCTTCATTGGTCTGCACCTGATCCATGAAGTCACCAGTCCCCAAGCGTTTGCGATGTTACGCGATCGCAATCTGAGTGTACTGTATCCTCAACGCACCGTCGCTACAGTTGATCATATCGTTCCCACCGATAATCAAGCCCGTCCATTTACGGATGTATTGGCGGAAGAAATGATACAGTCCTTAGAAAAAAGCTGCAAAGAACACAATATCCGCTTTTATAATATCGGGTCGGGAAATCAAGGCATTGTTCACGTCATCGCACCGGAACAGGGGTTAACTCAACCGGGGATGACCATTGCCTGTGGTGACTCTCACACCTCGACTCATGGGGCATTTGGGGCGATCGCCTTTGGCATCGGCACATCTCAAGTGCGGGACGTTCTGGCTTCTCAAACCCTGGCGTTAGGGAAATTGAAAGTGCGCCGGATTGAAGTTAATGGAGAACTACCTTCGGGGGTTTATGCCAAGGATGTTGTGCTGCATATTATCCGTACATTAGGGGTGAAAGGCGGTGTGGGGTATGCCTATGAATTCGCTGGCAGCACCCTTGAGCAGATGTCCATGGAAGAACGGATGACGATCTGTAATATGGCGATTGAAGGCGGTGCCCGATGTGGCTATGTTAACCCGGATCAGGTCACTTACGACTATTTGCAGGGTCGAGATTTTGTTCCTAAAGGGCAGGACTGGGAAAAGGCCGTTGCTTGGTGGAATAGTATCCGTAGTGACACGGATGCAGTTTATGATGATGTGGTAAAATTTGATGCTGCGGATATTGCCCCGACCCTGACCTGGGGCATTACCCCAGGACAGGGAATGGCCGTTAACGAGTTGATTCCTGATTTAGAGCAGATTCCAGAAAGCGATCGGGATGTGGCCCAAGAAGCCTATCAATATATGGAATTTGCCCCTGGAACCCCCATCAAAGGGACAAAAGTTGACGTCTGTTTTATTGGCAGTTGTACCAATGGCCGCCTCAGTGACCTACGGGAAGCCGCGAAATTTGCCCAAGGTCGGAAAGTTGCCAATGGGGTGAAAGCCTTTGTGGTTCCCGGTTCTGAACGGGTGAAGCAACAAGCGGAAGCGGAAGGACTCGATAAAATCTTTGAAGCCGCAGGGTTTGAATGGCGCGAGGCGGGGTGTTCGATGTGTTTGGCCATGAACCCCGATAAATTACAGGGAAATCAAGTCAGTGCATCCTCTTCTAACCGTAATTTTAAAGGCCGTCAGGGTTCGGCTAACGGACGGACATTGTTGATGAGTCCGGCGATGGTGGTGGCGGCAGCAGTTAACGGGGTGGTTACGGATGTACGCGAGTTGTTGTAA
- the leuD gene encoding 3-isopropylmalate dehydratase small subunit gives MSKIQSLSGTGIPLVGSDIDTDRIIPARFLRCVTFDGLGEQVFADDRQQMQGKHPFDLPEYQGANVLVVNANFGCGSSREHAPQAIAKWGIQAIIGESFAEIFFGNCVAIGIPCVTAEPEAVKAFQEALKANPQATVTVDLEAMKAYCGDLTIDVQMNAGSRQSFVTGLWDSCGQLIANVDQIRATATKLPYLHWAS, from the coding sequence ATGAGCAAAATTCAAAGTCTTTCAGGAACAGGAATTCCTTTAGTGGGGAGTGATATTGATACAGATCGCATTATTCCCGCTCGGTTTTTACGGTGTGTTACCTTTGATGGATTAGGGGAACAAGTCTTTGCTGATGACCGCCAACAAATGCAAGGTAAACATCCCTTTGATTTACCCGAATATCAAGGAGCCAATGTATTAGTTGTTAATGCTAATTTTGGTTGTGGTTCTTCACGGGAACACGCGCCTCAAGCGATCGCAAAATGGGGAATTCAAGCGATTATTGGTGAAAGTTTTGCGGAAATTTTCTTCGGTAATTGTGTAGCTATTGGGATTCCTTGTGTAACGGCAGAACCGGAGGCGGTCAAAGCATTTCAAGAAGCATTAAAAGCCAATCCCCAAGCAACTGTAACGGTTGATTTAGAGGCAATGAAAGCTTATTGTGGAGATTTAACGATTGATGTGCAAATGAATGCAGGTTCTCGTCAATCGTTTGTAACAGGACTGTGGGATAGTTGCGGACAATTAATTGCTAATGTTGATCAAATCCGAGCAACAGCTACAAAATTACCTTATCTGCATTGGGCAAGTTAA
- a CDS encoding BMP family protein has product MLQTPKFLTNILLGIITLAIIVSCRSFNQEELTSPPSDSHSQFKVAGIFTGSINDGSWSQANYEGLKLIEKQYNAEISYTDNVSETDSETLIRRYAEQGYDLIIGHGGGYIQVMEKVAQDFPETKFALVTTYPGNNKNLGAVAFRSGEVGYLTGALSAMKTKTNKVGYMVGDDYPVYREEEALFRRGATETKPNIEVYTEFLKTWTNAEKGKKVVEDWLEKNVDIVAINADEAGIPGLKLASEKPGVYGIGWTKDQYNLVPGKILTSVLQNIPELVLKIATLVQQGRWEGKQYKYGLREQIYDFAPFRGTLTAEEEAKFNQVKEQVVTGKIDITPSELTTDYNK; this is encoded by the coding sequence ATGCTCCAGACCCCCAAATTTTTAACAAACATCTTACTAGGAATCATCACTTTAGCGATTATTGTTAGTTGTCGCTCCTTTAATCAAGAAGAATTAACATCTCCTCCCTCAGATTCCCATAGTCAATTTAAAGTCGCTGGTATTTTTACTGGTTCTATTAATGATGGCAGTTGGAGTCAAGCGAATTATGAAGGATTAAAATTAATTGAAAAACAATATAATGCTGAAATTAGTTACACAGACAATGTATCAGAAACGGACAGTGAAACCTTGATTCGTCGCTATGCTGAACAGGGATATGATTTAATTATTGGTCATGGAGGTGGTTATATTCAAGTGATGGAAAAAGTCGCTCAAGATTTTCCAGAGACAAAATTCGCTTTAGTCACCACCTATCCAGGGAATAATAAAAACTTAGGTGCTGTTGCTTTTCGTTCTGGGGAAGTTGGTTATCTGACGGGAGCATTATCCGCGATGAAAACCAAAACAAATAAAGTAGGTTATATGGTGGGAGATGATTACCCTGTTTATCGAGAAGAAGAAGCATTATTTAGACGAGGTGCAACCGAAACTAAACCCAATATAGAAGTTTATACTGAGTTCTTAAAAACTTGGACAAATGCAGAGAAAGGCAAAAAAGTTGTTGAAGATTGGTTAGAAAAAAACGTTGATATTGTTGCCATTAATGCCGATGAAGCTGGAATTCCAGGTTTAAAATTAGCGAGTGAGAAACCCGGCGTTTATGGCATTGGTTGGACAAAAGATCAATATAATTTAGTTCCCGGTAAAATTTTAACCAGTGTTTTACAAAATATTCCTGAATTAGTCTTAAAAATTGCAACATTAGTTCAGCAAGGACGCTGGGAAGGCAAACAATATAAATATGGGTTACGCGAACAAATCTATGATTTTGCACCCTTTAGAGGCACATTAACGGCGGAAGAAGAGGCGAAATTTAATCAGGTTAAAGAACAAGTAGTAACTGGAAAAATTGATATTACCCCTTCAGAGCTAACAACAGATTACAATAAATAA
- a CDS encoding PAS domain S-box protein codes for MTQAEKYHLLSRLRGSLSSRNPRFSSLAKQLRSSLLFVGLLSVLTSGGLLTYLSYQAQMKQLQALQKERSQVIAYQINNYLDDLQRKLSYLARVKGLTNLPTNVQKNLIEGLVRHNEAYHLVAILNRQGEVSTSLVSDDQSFRNNYTDSPLFIRSFKQQEDYVGTIEFDLHDRKYKMIMSVPIRNNLDQIDGVLFAEIDLSFLSFVLSQTQVGKTGYVYIVDERNQVFFTPKNKPKNFQVQNLRNSKIIDSIQKALDNQKLTLNRYLGLKNVEVLGATSVIPSVNWFLVVELPITEAYSPMFQMIFAMGGTIILITGFAIGMGIFHSRQIILLLKKLTKAALQISQGNLKTQVEVQCSNELGVLATSFNQMTTQIDELFAAIEKERNFIAAILDIAGALVVLLDAKGRIVRFNRAFEQTTKYTFDEIRNRYVWEVFLDPDEAPKFKANFTFLLIDQFPKYYEACWITKHGEQRIISWSDTILLNEAKEIDYIVSVGVDVTEQRNAEQALRNSEKRYATLAEVSPVGIFHTDNEGNCLYVNQQWTEIAGLTAEEAMGKGWSRAIYSEDRIEVFQDWENCAKNQVQFGTEYRIQRPDGKITWVYGQAAAEINSDGEIIGYVGTITDITDRKQAEEAIQKAKEEAEIALTNFRQAQSQLIQAEKMSSLGQLVAGVAHEINNPVNFIYGNLTHAQEYTDTLLSLIKLYQDHYPNPSPEIIDFSEEWDINFLIEDIHNILKSMKMGANRIREIVLSLRNFSRLDEAEMKAVDIHEGIDNTLLILHNRLKDNSQRQAIQVIKKYGRIPLVECYAGQLNQVFMNLISNAIDALESSSHSFTQQQQNPHQITIQTELFDPQWIRIKIADNGIGMPETVKSNLFNPFFTTKPVGKGTGLGLSISYQIIVERHKGSIQCHSELGQGTEFIIEIPLHQP; via the coding sequence ATGACTCAAGCGGAGAAATATCATCTTTTATCTAGGCTTCGGGGTTCTCTTTCGTCTCGCAACCCTCGATTTTCTTCCCTTGCCAAACAACTCCGTAGTAGTTTACTCTTTGTGGGATTACTGAGTGTTTTAACCAGTGGCGGATTGTTAACTTATCTCAGTTATCAGGCTCAGATGAAACAGTTACAAGCACTCCAAAAAGAGCGATCGCAAGTGATTGCCTATCAAATTAATAACTATTTAGATGATTTACAGCGAAAATTAAGTTATTTAGCACGGGTTAAAGGATTAACAAATTTACCTACAAATGTTCAAAAAAACCTCATAGAAGGATTAGTTCGCCATAATGAAGCTTATCACCTTGTTGCGATTTTAAATCGTCAAGGAGAGGTGAGTACATCACTGGTTTCGGATGATCAAAGTTTTAGAAATAATTACACAGATTCCCCCTTATTTATTCGCTCATTTAAACAACAAGAAGATTATGTAGGAACTATTGAGTTTGATCTTCATGATCGTAAATATAAAATGATCATGTCTGTTCCCATTCGCAATAATTTAGATCAAATTGATGGCGTTTTATTTGCTGAAATCGATTTAAGTTTTCTCAGCTTTGTTTTATCACAGACTCAAGTGGGAAAGACAGGATATGTTTATATTGTAGATGAACGAAATCAAGTTTTTTTTACTCCCAAAAATAAACCTAAAAATTTTCAAGTACAAAATTTAAGAAATTCTAAAATTATTGATTCAATTCAAAAAGCTTTAGATAATCAAAAACTAACTCTTAATCGTTATTTGGGATTAAAGAATGTAGAAGTTTTAGGGGCGACATCAGTAATTCCTAGTGTTAATTGGTTTTTAGTTGTTGAACTTCCAATTACAGAAGCTTATTCTCCCATGTTTCAGATGATTTTTGCTATGGGAGGAACAATTATTTTAATTACAGGTTTTGCCATTGGTATGGGTATATTTCACAGTCGGCAAATTATTTTACTCTTAAAAAAATTAACTAAAGCTGCATTACAAATTAGTCAAGGAAATTTGAAAACTCAAGTTGAGGTGCAGTGTTCTAATGAATTAGGGGTATTAGCCACAAGCTTTAATCAAATGACGACTCAAATCGATGAGTTATTTGCAGCCATTGAAAAGGAACGAAATTTTATTGCCGCAATTTTAGATATTGCAGGCGCGTTAGTGGTTTTACTAGATGCTAAAGGTCGAATTGTCCGCTTTAACCGAGCCTTTGAACAAACAACCAAATACACGTTTGATGAAATTAGAAATCGCTATGTTTGGGAAGTCTTTTTAGACCCTGATGAAGCCCCAAAATTCAAAGCAAATTTTACTTTTTTACTCATTGATCAATTTCCTAAATATTACGAAGCTTGTTGGATAACAAAACATGGAGAACAACGAATTATTAGTTGGTCAGATACTATTTTACTTAATGAAGCTAAAGAAATTGACTATATTGTTAGCGTGGGTGTCGATGTAACAGAACAGCGAAATGCAGAACAAGCGTTGCGGAATAGCGAAAAACGGTATGCAACATTAGCTGAAGTTTCTCCGGTGGGAATTTTCCATACAGACAATGAAGGAAACTGTCTTTATGTCAATCAACAATGGACTGAAATTGCAGGATTAACCGCAGAAGAAGCGATGGGAAAAGGTTGGTCACGGGCTATTTATTCCGAAGATAGAATCGAAGTGTTTCAAGACTGGGAAAACTGTGCTAAAAATCAAGTGCAATTTGGAACTGAATACCGCATACAACGTCCTGATGGTAAAATTACTTGGGTTTATGGTCAAGCGGCTGCTGAGATAAATTCTGATGGAGAAATTATTGGTTATGTGGGAACAATTACAGATATTACGGATCGCAAGCAAGCAGAAGAAGCGATACAAAAAGCTAAAGAAGAAGCTGAAATTGCATTAACTAATTTTCGCCAAGCTCAAAGTCAATTAATTCAAGCTGAAAAAATGTCCAGTTTAGGTCAACTGGTAGCGGGGGTTGCTCATGAAATTAATAATCCGGTTAACTTTATTTATGGTAACTTAACCCATGCTCAAGAATACACAGATACACTATTGAGTTTGATTAAACTTTACCAAGATCATTATCCTAATCCTTCCCCAGAAATTATTGATTTTTCTGAAGAATGGGATATTAATTTTTTAATTGAAGATATACATAATATTCTAAAATCTATGAAAATGGGGGCTAACCGAATCCGAGAAATTGTTCTTTCACTTCGTAATTTTTCTCGGTTAGATGAAGCTGAAATGAAAGCGGTTGATATCCATGAAGGTATTGATAATACTTTGTTGATTTTGCATAATCGCTTAAAAGATAACTCTCAACGTCAAGCCATTCAAGTGATTAAAAAATATGGTCGTATTCCTTTAGTGGAATGTTATGCAGGACAATTAAATCAAGTGTTTATGAATTTAATTTCTAATGCGATTGATGCTTTAGAAAGTAGTAGTCATTCCTTTACCCAACAACAGCAAAATCCTCATCAAATTACAATTCAAACGGAACTGTTTGATCCGCAATGGATTAGAATCAAAATTGCTGATAATGGTATAGGAATGCCAGAAACTGTTAAATCTAACTTATTTAATCCTTTCTTTACAACAAAACCAGTTGGAAAAGGAACCGGGTTAGGATTATCGATTAGTTATCAAATTATTGTAGAAAGACACAAAGGTTCAATTCAATGTCATTCTGAACTCGGTCAAGGAACAGAATTTATCATTGAAATTCCCCTACATCAACCTTAA
- the uvrC gene encoding excinuclease ABC subunit UvrC — MSSIITLPLVKDSERLEKQLRDIPPVPGVYLMRDHQDNILYIGKSKKLRSRVRSYFRDYNHHTPRIALMVQQITEIEFIVTDTEAEALALEANLVKQHQPHFNVLLKDDKKYPYLCITWSEDYPRIFITRKRRLGNPKDRYYGPYVDTRVLRNTLHLIKQIFPLRQRPKPLFKDRPCLNYDIGRCPGVCQLLISPEDYRKIVQKVAMIFQGRSTELIDHLTEQMEQAAEALNFETAARIRDQIQGLQSLNSEQKVSLPDDRVSRDAIALAANSKQACVQLFQIRAGQLVGRLGFTAEVPPGLKLTEMGVILQRVLEEHYQTVDAVEIPSEVLAQYELPDESILTDWLSDRKGKKVTILTPQRQLKAELIEMVERNAEYELERVQKLSDRNTAALEDLAEILDLPDLPHRIEGYDISHIQGSDAVASRVVFIEGIPAQQYYRHYKIKNPNVHAGHSDDFASLAEVIRRRCRDYSTSTDKPDLIMIDGGKGQLSAVVAVLQEMNLLEEIRVVSLAKQREEIFLPGESFPLETDPEQPGVQLLRRLRDEAHRFAVSFHRNKRSERMMRSRLDDIPGLGHHRQKLLLAHFRSIDYIRMATVEQLAEVSGIGPKLAQQIYNYFH, encoded by the coding sequence ATGTCATCTATTATAACTCTTCCTTTAGTTAAAGATTCAGAACGTTTAGAAAAACAGTTACGAGATATTCCTCCGGTTCCTGGGGTGTATTTGATGCGAGATCATCAGGATAATATTCTTTATATTGGTAAGTCTAAGAAATTGCGATCGCGAGTTCGTTCTTATTTTCGAGACTACAATCATCACACCCCCCGAATTGCTTTAATGGTGCAACAAATTACGGAGATAGAATTTATTGTCACCGATACAGAAGCAGAAGCTTTAGCCTTAGAAGCTAATTTAGTTAAACAACATCAACCCCATTTTAATGTTCTGCTCAAAGATGATAAAAAATATCCCTATTTGTGCATTACTTGGTCAGAAGATTATCCGCGAATTTTTATTACCCGTAAACGACGGTTAGGAAACCCAAAAGACCGTTATTATGGCCCTTATGTGGATACAAGGGTATTGCGAAATACGCTACATTTAATCAAGCAAATTTTTCCCCTGCGTCAACGTCCGAAACCCTTATTTAAAGATCGACCTTGTTTAAATTATGATATTGGTCGTTGTCCGGGGGTTTGTCAACTTTTGATTTCTCCTGAAGACTATCGAAAAATTGTTCAAAAAGTAGCGATGATTTTTCAAGGTCGATCAACGGAACTGATTGATCATTTAACAGAACAAATGGAACAAGCTGCTGAAGCTTTAAACTTTGAAACAGCGGCTCGAATTCGAGATCAAATTCAAGGCTTACAATCTTTAAATTCCGAGCAAAAAGTCTCTTTACCTGATGATCGAGTCTCACGAGATGCGATCGCATTGGCTGCGAATTCTAAACAAGCTTGTGTGCAATTATTCCAAATTCGAGCCGGACAATTAGTCGGACGGTTAGGGTTTACCGCAGAAGTTCCACCTGGGTTAAAATTAACAGAAATGGGGGTAATTTTACAACGGGTTTTAGAAGAACATTATCAAACCGTTGATGCTGTTGAAATTCCCAGTGAAGTCTTAGCGCAATATGAGTTACCCGATGAATCTATTTTAACAGATTGGTTAAGCGATCGCAAGGGGAAAAAAGTGACAATTTTAACGCCACAACGCCAACTTAAAGCCGAGTTAATTGAAATGGTAGAACGCAATGCGGAATATGAATTAGAACGAGTCCAAAAATTAAGCGATCGCAATACCGCAGCCTTAGAAGATTTAGCAGAAATTCTGGATTTACCCGACCTTCCTCACCGCATTGAAGGGTATGATATTTCCCATATTCAAGGGTCGGATGCAGTTGCTTCCCGTGTGGTTTTTATTGAAGGGATACCCGCCCAACAATACTATCGCCATTATAAGATTAAAAACCCCAACGTTCACGCCGGACATTCCGATGATTTTGCTAGTTTAGCGGAAGTGATACGGCGGCGTTGTCGAGACTATTCGACATCAACAGATAAACCGGATTTAATTATGATTGATGGGGGAAAAGGTCAACTATCTGCGGTGGTCGCCGTATTACAAGAAATGAATTTATTAGAGGAAATTCGAGTAGTTAGTTTAGCCAAACAACGAGAAGAAATATTTCTACCTGGAGAAAGTTTTCCCTTAGAAACTGATCCAGAACAACCGGGGGTTCAATTATTAAGAAGATTACGCGATGAAGCTCATCGGTTTGCGGTTAGTTTTCATCGGAATAAACGGAGTGAAAGAATGATGCGATCGCGTTTAGATGATATTCCAGGGTTAGGACATCATCGTCAGAAATTACTTTTAGCTCATTTTCGTTCTATTGATTATATTAGAATGGCAACCGTAGAACAGTTAGCGGAAGTGTCAGGAATTGGCCCCAAATTAGCTCAACAAATCTATAATTATTTTCATTAA
- a CDS encoding DUF29 family protein — MVQELTDLRNCILEQRYQDALEIIDELEEMGKQAILRNIESFLVRLFIHLLKNQVEKRLTNSWIASISDSIIQIKKLNLKANKNSYYIQPDQWQPYLEEAIEQAIRPASIEILEGSLKSTQLSAMIEQNVLLNIAQKLLDLTYEYPVKELPHRIDQELAQLPGGQDWFDEL, encoded by the coding sequence ATGGTTCAAGAACTAACTGACCTAAGAAATTGTATTTTAGAACAACGTTATCAAGATGCTTTAGAGATTATTGATGAACTTGAAGAAATGGGAAAACAAGCAATTCTGAGAAACATAGAATCTTTTTTAGTTCGGCTGTTTATCCATTTGCTCAAAAATCAAGTTGAAAAGCGATTAACCAATTCTTGGATTGCTTCAATATCGGATTCTATCATCCAAATCAAAAAACTGAATTTAAAAGCCAATAAAAATTCTTATTATATTCAACCTGATCAATGGCAACCTTATTTAGAAGAAGCAATTGAGCAAGCCATTCGTCCTGCTAGTATCGAAATTTTAGAGGGTAGCTTAAAATCAACTCAACTCTCAGCAATGATTGAGCAAAATGTATTATTAAATATTGCCCAAAAATTGCTCGATTTAACTTATGAATATCCAGTTAAAGAGTTACCTCACCGCATTGATCAAGAATTAGCTCAACTACCAGGGGGTCAAGATTGGTTTGATGAGTTATAA
- a CDS encoding Uma2 family endonuclease, with the protein MVQAPPDLKTIATETWVKATWEEFLALTENPQYAEGKFYYDQGYVRIEMSPLGSAHGHDNTILSTVILIYAALKNIPIKGFTNTSFRKTGLRESQPDMGFYIGDNFQFPPRNNSPINLDELTAPNLIIEIGASSFPDDIGRKRLLYEKLEIQEYWVVNVEDNTILAFAVENQGSRLIEESLVLPGFKIALVVEALQRSQTEDDGSITRWLMGTINSP; encoded by the coding sequence ATGGTTCAAGCTCCCCCTGATTTAAAAACAATAGCGACAGAAACTTGGGTGAAAGCAACCTGGGAGGAATTTTTAGCCTTAACCGAGAATCCTCAGTATGCTGAAGGTAAATTTTATTATGATCAAGGATATGTGAGGATAGAAATGTCACCATTAGGTTCAGCACACGGACACGATAACACAATTCTCTCAACGGTAATCTTAATTTATGCAGCTTTAAAAAATATTCCGATTAAAGGATTTACTAACACATCTTTTAGAAAAACAGGGCTGCGAGAAAGTCAACCGGATATGGGGTTTTATATTGGGGATAATTTTCAATTTCCCCCTCGCAATAATTCCCCGATTAATTTAGATGAACTTACTGCTCCTAATTTAATTATTGAAATCGGTGCATCCTCTTTTCCCGATGATATTGGTCGAAAACGATTACTCTATGAAAAATTAGAAATACAAGAATATTGGGTTGTAAACGTTGAAGACAACACAATTTTAGCCTTTGCTGTCGAAAACCAAGGAAGTCGATTAATCGAAGAATCTCTCGTTTTACCTGGATTCAAAATAGCCTTAGTGGTAGAAGCATTACAACGTTCTCAAACCGAAGACGATGGAAGCATTACACGCTGGTTGATGGGGACAATTAATTCTCCTTAA
- a CDS encoding TldD/PmbA family protein, with translation MTLATNSILISTDEALSLLETVLHNSEAEDVTVTLNNTQESLTRFSENQISQNLTTTQFNLSITSYFGKRCATSSTNELNPDTLIATIRRSEELARVAPEDPEWVPLLEPQTYDHRIPAFDPETAHLSPLRRGEIVHKVCQLSAKSNVEASGTLSSEAVLYAVANSRGLRACNRLTVADFSVTARIETGSAWTQRTACSVNQLPTEALTETIINRALLSRNPREVSPGIYPVIFDGAAFTDLLEWVIWNLDARAADEGRSFMSRTNSEGKPIGNRIGEQLFSPLIQVKRNPAYSLLQGSTFFYDGMKKDQLDIIKDGIPQTLSYSRYWAKKQGKTSQGGLFPIVMSGSNQSLEDLISQTEQGILVSRAWYVRYVNPRTLEVTGMTRDGTFWIEQGKIAYPIKNLRFNQCLPDLLNQVEALSSVERYGNTVVPGVKVKAFNFSSITDSV, from the coding sequence ATGACTCTAGCAACAAATTCTATTCTAATTTCCACCGATGAAGCTCTATCATTATTAGAAACGGTTCTGCACAATTCCGAGGCTGAAGATGTCACCGTCACCCTTAACAATACCCAAGAATCTTTAACTCGGTTTTCGGAAAATCAAATTAGTCAAAATCTGACTACTACCCAATTTAATCTTTCCATTACCAGCTATTTTGGCAAACGGTGTGCTACCTCTTCCACCAATGAACTGAATCCTGATACTCTCATCGCCACCATTCGCCGTTCAGAAGAACTCGCCCGCGTCGCCCCTGAAGACCCTGAATGGGTTCCTCTGCTGGAACCTCAAACCTATGATCATCGAATTCCAGCCTTTGATCCCGAAACGGCTCACTTATCTCCTTTACGCAGAGGAGAAATCGTACATAAGGTATGCCAATTGAGTGCTAAATCTAACGTGGAAGCATCGGGAACCCTCAGCAGTGAAGCGGTGTTATATGCTGTGGCGAACTCACGCGGGTTAAGGGCGTGTAACCGTTTAACCGTCGCCGACTTTAGTGTCACCGCACGCATAGAGACGGGTTCTGCTTGGACACAACGAACGGCTTGCAGTGTAAATCAATTACCCACTGAAGCATTAACTGAAACCATCATTAATCGAGCCCTATTATCCAGAAATCCACGGGAAGTTAGCCCTGGAATTTATCCTGTAATCTTCGATGGAGCAGCCTTTACTGATTTATTAGAATGGGTCATTTGGAATTTAGATGCACGGGCTGCTGATGAAGGACGATCTTTTATGTCGCGGACTAATTCAGAAGGAAAACCCATCGGAAATCGCATTGGAGAACAACTTTTTAGCCCCTTGATTCAGGTAAAACGAAATCCAGCTTATTCCTTATTACAAGGATCAACATTTTTTTATGATGGAATGAAAAAAGATCAGTTAGATATTATTAAAGATGGGATTCCCCAAACCTTATCCTATAGTCGGTATTGGGCAAAAAAACAAGGAAAAACCTCCCAGGGTGGGCTGTTTCCGATTGTGATGTCAGGGTCAAACCAAAGTTTAGAAGATTTAATTTCTCAAACAGAACAGGGGATTTTAGTGAGTCGCGCTTGGTATGTTCGTTATGTCAATCCCCGCACCTTAGAAGTAACAGGAATGACGCGAGATGGTACGTTTTGGATTGAACAAGGAAAAATTGCGTATCCGATTAAAAATCTGCGCTTTAATCAATGTTTACCAGACCTTTTAAACCAGGTTGAAGCCTTGAGTTCTGTTGAACGTTATGGGAATACCGTTGTACCGGGAGTTAAAGTCAAAGCTTTTAATTTTAGTAGCATTACCGATAGTGTTTAA